One part of the Streptomyces ferrugineus genome encodes these proteins:
- a CDS encoding pentapeptide repeat-containing protein gives MGLKKVWSAVMAVLGVAGLAGVLALMFTPLSWRLARWLAGQDWPLMDAAARSAAVGQFRLAVVQAVAGVGAGIALIYTARSYRLSRRGQVTDRFTKALERLSSDEPYVCIGGVLALEQIVQDAPDQGRHAARVLNAFVRRHTQPAGAPRGLASVQLPGEPDEMVQEALRALTAPGSRRRGGSWPPVDLTGRHLAKARLPGADLRGALLKGTTLKGAVLCRARLDGADLADADLVRADLSDARGLTVEQVLAARGLHDCVLPEPVRSDPRVVERVSRGE, from the coding sequence ATGGGGTTGAAGAAGGTGTGGTCGGCCGTGATGGCCGTGCTGGGCGTGGCCGGGCTGGCGGGGGTGCTGGCCCTGATGTTCACTCCGCTGAGCTGGCGCCTGGCACGCTGGCTGGCCGGGCAGGACTGGCCGTTGATGGACGCCGCGGCCCGGTCTGCGGCGGTGGGGCAGTTCCGGCTGGCCGTGGTGCAGGCCGTTGCGGGCGTCGGTGCCGGCATCGCCCTGATCTATACCGCCCGGTCCTACCGGCTGAGCCGTCGCGGGCAGGTGACGGACCGTTTCACGAAGGCGCTGGAGCGGCTGAGTTCGGATGAGCCGTATGTGTGCATCGGAGGTGTTCTGGCACTGGAACAGATCGTCCAGGACGCCCCTGACCAGGGAAGGCATGCCGCTCGGGTGCTGAATGCATTCGTGCGCCGCCATACACAGCCTGCCGGTGCGCCGCGCGGTCTGGCGTCCGTACAGCTTCCGGGGGAACCCGACGAGATGGTTCAGGAGGCGCTGCGGGCACTCACCGCACCTGGTTCACGGCGTCGAGGAGGTTCCTGGCCGCCGGTCGATCTCACGGGGCGTCATCTCGCGAAGGCCCGCCTGCCGGGAGCTGACCTGCGGGGGGCTCTTCTCAAGGGGACGACGCTCAAGGGCGCCGTTCTGTGTCGGGCGCGGCTCGACGGTGCGGACCTGGCGGATGCCGATCTGGTGCGAGCGGACCTGTCCGACGCACGGGGGCTGACGGTCGAGCAGGTTCTTGCGGCCCGCGGTTTGCACGACTGTGTGCTGCCGGAGCCCGTGCGCAGTGATCCCCGGGTCGTGGAGCGTGTCAGCCGGGGGGAGTGA
- a CDS encoding TatD family hydrolase, whose product MSPFPDELPPLDCHAHIAPDVTPAQIDALHGAVVFAVTRTPAEAHRACRRRDTRLVWGSGVHPGVPEALDAFDLQQFRATLRHSCLIGEVGLDRRGNLERQRTVLAQILEAAHDQPVLLSLHSTGRTGPLLDLLTDQPHPGMILHWFLGSPAERRHAIDLGAYFSVNAAMPDDILTSLPLTRLLPETDFPASRRTTGASRPGHIDRLEQRLAELRGMTPEQVRRRFWQNLRELTTRTHVLDRLPEDVADWTLEA is encoded by the coding sequence ATGTCCCCCTTCCCTGACGAACTGCCACCGCTGGACTGCCACGCCCACATCGCACCCGATGTGACCCCCGCGCAGATCGATGCCCTGCACGGAGCCGTCGTCTTCGCCGTCACCCGCACACCGGCCGAAGCACACCGCGCCTGCCGACGCCGTGACACGCGCCTGGTATGGGGATCCGGCGTACACCCCGGCGTACCCGAAGCGCTCGACGCCTTCGACCTGCAGCAGTTCCGTGCCACCCTGCGGCACAGCTGCCTCATCGGGGAAGTCGGCCTCGACCGCCGAGGCAACCTCGAGCGGCAACGCACCGTACTCGCCCAGATCCTTGAGGCCGCTCATGACCAGCCCGTTCTGCTGTCGCTGCACAGCACCGGACGCACCGGCCCTCTCCTGGACCTGCTGACCGACCAGCCGCACCCCGGAATGATCCTGCACTGGTTCCTCGGCAGCCCCGCCGAGCGGCGACACGCCATCGACCTGGGCGCCTACTTCTCTGTCAACGCCGCCATGCCCGACGACATCCTGACCTCCCTGCCCCTGACACGTCTGCTGCCGGAGACCGACTTCCCGGCCAGCCGACGTACCACCGGCGCATCACGCCCCGGCCACATCGACCGGCTCGAACAACGGCTCGCCGAACTCCGCGGCATGACACCAGAACAAGTCAGACGGCGCTTCTGGCAGAACCTGCGCGAACTGACCACCCGCACACACGTCCTGGACAGGCTTCCCGAAGACGTCGCGGACTGGACTCTGGAAGCCTGA
- a CDS encoding queuosine biosynthesis protein queC, translating into MTTAYEVLPHDGQQHEPSATALHWPRTRAHSPTLTVTCTLGWDLDLLGPAPAAAADLVRIAASAYLADRSTRRPLTTFTRTIDLTVHTVDPDPWNAASGRLAEELLSWLTGDAWHLQAVPTAPGGHRPAPVPDADDVMLLSGGLDSLCGAADHLGDTAERIHLSHYDGSTVIRHAQQQTSAWLNDRARQPLRHLSVKLCQTHTAAESSSRSRSLLFAALASAVAAGASSRRVTVPENGFTSINPPLTAARGGALSTRSTHPGTFARINELLASLDLPVTVANPYAYLTKGQLLARALDRAGQSLLQAGAATLSCSKLDGNWYSGGDPTLNCGLCLACLVRRGSFTAGPHHDTTTYLVHHLTGAAHQLLLDRRRKDVHDVRQAIVRGIDDTDILAVGELPPDTDLDAVVDLCQRGLQELNHVPLP; encoded by the coding sequence ATGACAACCGCCTACGAAGTACTGCCGCACGACGGACAGCAGCACGAGCCCTCCGCCACCGCCCTGCACTGGCCCCGCACCCGCGCCCACAGCCCCACACTGACCGTCACCTGCACACTCGGCTGGGACCTCGACCTCCTGGGCCCCGCACCGGCAGCCGCCGCCGACCTCGTCCGTATCGCCGCCTCCGCCTACCTCGCCGACCGCAGCACCCGCCGTCCCCTCACCACCTTCACGCGCACCATCGACCTCACTGTCCACACCGTCGACCCCGACCCCTGGAACGCTGCGTCCGGCCGGCTCGCCGAAGAACTGCTGTCCTGGCTCACCGGCGACGCCTGGCACCTGCAGGCCGTACCCACCGCCCCCGGCGGCCACCGCCCGGCACCCGTGCCCGATGCCGACGACGTGATGCTCCTCAGCGGCGGACTCGACTCCCTGTGCGGCGCCGCGGACCATCTCGGGGACACGGCAGAGCGCATCCACCTCAGCCACTACGACGGCAGCACCGTCATCCGCCACGCCCAGCAGCAGACCAGTGCCTGGCTCAACGACCGTGCACGGCAGCCGCTGCGCCACCTCAGCGTGAAACTCTGCCAGACCCACACCGCCGCGGAATCCTCCTCACGCAGCCGCAGCCTGCTGTTCGCCGCCCTGGCCTCAGCGGTCGCCGCCGGTGCTTCGAGCCGGCGGGTGACCGTCCCCGAGAACGGCTTCACCAGCATCAACCCGCCCCTGACCGCCGCCCGGGGCGGCGCCCTGTCCACCCGCTCGACCCACCCGGGCACGTTCGCCCGAATCAACGAGCTCCTGGCGAGCCTGGACCTCCCCGTGACGGTGGCCAACCCCTACGCCTACCTCACCAAGGGACAGCTCCTGGCACGAGCCTTGGACCGTGCGGGCCAGTCCCTGCTGCAGGCTGGGGCGGCAACCCTCTCGTGCAGCAAACTCGATGGCAACTGGTACTCCGGCGGGGACCCCACCCTCAACTGCGGCCTGTGCCTGGCCTGCCTGGTCCGCAGGGGATCATTCACCGCGGGCCCCCACCACGACACCACCACCTACCTCGTCCATCACCTCACCGGCGCAGCACACCAGTTGCTGCTGGACCGCCGTCGTAAAGACGTCCACGACGTGCGGCAGGCCATCGTCCGCGGCATCGACGACACCGACATCCTCGCCGTCGGTGAACTTCCCCCCGACACCGACCTCGACGCCGTCGTGGACCTGTGCCAACGAGGTCTGCAGGAGCTGAACCATGTCCCCCTTCCCTGA
- a CDS encoding KAP family P-loop NTPase fold protein — protein sequence MSEMRLWDDNPTGVDLLGFASIVDTVVTTLEIPYLDPVTIGIAAPWGGGKSTVLRLLHKELDGQDGYRVIRLDPWEFDDQFDVRGGVIGEVLQDLLTAYKAQDGLPDRINGLLERVSWSRVAVSLSKGSLVAQSADLVEALTPRSKSDPRSLAGFRKEFASLLKDLTQLKRLVVLVDDLDRCLPDAVMATLEAIKLFLSVEKVAFVLAADQDMVRESIAASLDATGRSERFAHRYLEKIVQVPLSLPRIGADEAATFITLLLSAHECSPEHYTRLVEHAQQRRAAGQSPVLSDLQNLPWQPDVASLALADRLATGLSADRSGSPRSIKRFLNAFALRTRIAESQGISIDPSVIVKLMLLEDSPGKDFETLVKLQDAARSELLAHWQAWGKGERDDRPDQVSETSRHWAASEPDLTTAPIGPYLSLAASLVSLTAAASLTQEQVTWVSHLAGQSEPHRRTAQQEVTARPVTEQQAVVEALLERGRREQQSEPLVESLLYFANATEDLRRRIADGLWDMRSNLTPASALDIADSDSGELRDLAARLAEATDIDPMVREAAKLEQEGP from the coding sequence ATGAGCGAAATGAGACTGTGGGACGACAATCCCACGGGTGTGGACCTGCTGGGCTTCGCATCCATCGTCGACACGGTGGTGACCACGCTCGAGATCCCGTATCTGGACCCGGTGACGATCGGGATCGCCGCGCCCTGGGGCGGCGGGAAGTCGACGGTTTTGCGACTTTTGCACAAGGAGCTGGACGGGCAAGACGGTTACCGGGTGATCCGTCTCGATCCCTGGGAGTTCGACGACCAGTTCGATGTGCGTGGCGGCGTGATCGGTGAAGTCCTGCAGGATCTTCTGACGGCCTACAAGGCACAGGACGGCCTGCCGGACAGGATCAATGGGCTTCTTGAACGGGTGAGCTGGTCACGCGTTGCGGTCAGCCTGTCCAAGGGATCGCTGGTCGCTCAGTCCGCAGACCTGGTCGAGGCCCTCACACCCCGCTCGAAGAGCGATCCCAGGAGTCTGGCGGGTTTCCGGAAGGAGTTCGCCAGTCTGCTCAAGGACCTGACACAGCTCAAGCGCCTGGTCGTGCTCGTCGACGACCTGGACCGCTGTCTGCCCGACGCGGTGATGGCCACGCTGGAGGCCATCAAGCTCTTCCTGTCGGTGGAGAAGGTCGCGTTCGTCCTGGCAGCGGACCAGGACATGGTGCGCGAGTCGATCGCAGCGAGCCTGGACGCCACGGGCCGGAGCGAGCGGTTCGCCCACCGCTACCTGGAGAAGATCGTCCAGGTGCCGCTGTCGCTGCCGCGGATCGGCGCCGACGAGGCAGCCACCTTCATCACGCTGCTGCTCTCGGCCCACGAGTGCTCGCCGGAGCACTACACACGACTGGTCGAGCACGCCCAGCAGCGGCGTGCCGCAGGGCAGTCCCCGGTCCTGTCGGACCTGCAGAATCTTCCGTGGCAGCCCGACGTGGCCTCGCTCGCCCTGGCCGACCGGCTGGCCACCGGTCTGTCGGCCGACCGGTCCGGAAGCCCACGCAGCATCAAACGCTTCCTCAACGCGTTCGCCCTGCGGACCCGGATCGCCGAGAGCCAGGGCATCAGCATCGACCCCTCGGTGATCGTCAAGCTCATGCTGCTGGAAGACAGCCCGGGCAAGGACTTCGAAACCCTCGTCAAACTCCAGGACGCCGCCCGCAGTGAACTCCTCGCGCACTGGCAGGCATGGGGGAAGGGGGAACGCGACGACAGACCGGACCAGGTCAGTGAGACGAGCAGGCACTGGGCCGCGTCCGAACCCGATCTCACCACGGCCCCGATCGGCCCCTATCTCAGCCTGGCCGCCTCCCTGGTGAGCCTCACCGCGGCCGCCTCCCTCACCCAGGAGCAGGTCACCTGGGTCTCCCACCTCGCCGGCCAGTCGGAGCCGCACCGGCGCACCGCGCAGCAAGAGGTGACGGCCCGCCCGGTCACGGAGCAGCAGGCCGTCGTCGAGGCCCTGCTGGAGCGCGGCCGCCGGGAACAGCAGAGCGAGCCGCTCGTGGAGTCCCTCCTGTACTTCGCGAACGCCACCGAGGATCTGCGCCGCCGCATCGCCGACGGCCTGTGGGACATGCGCAGCAACCTCACTCCCGCCTCCGCCCTGGACATCGCCGACAGCGACAGCGGGGAACTGCGCGACCTGGCGGCACGCCTGGCAGAGGCGACAGACATCGACCCGATGGTGAGGGAAGCGGCCAAGCTGGAACAGGAGGGACCCTGA
- a CDS encoding DEAD/DEAH box helicase: protein MIQLREHQVDATARIRRWVGFPARSSVPGEGARATVVSATGSGKTITAAWAALERFHGGRILVMVPTLDLLVQTAQAWRKVGHTGPMVAVCSLEKDDVLEQLGVRTTTNAIQLALWAGKGPVVVFATYASLVDRDDPEDPLGQGRVRGPLEAALAGGEQLYGQTMAPFDLAVVDEAHSTAGDLGRPWAAIHDNTRIPAAFRLYLTATPRILASPRPQRGRDGQELEIATMASDPDGPYGEWIYELELSEAIERGILAGFEIDVLEIHDPSPVPGESEEAQRGRRLALLQTALLEHAAARNLRTVMTFHQRVEEAAAFAEKMPHTATELYAAEVSDEALAEADALPKSSIDAEFYELEAGRHVPPDRVWSAWLCGDHLVAERREVLRQFADGLDAGNKRVHRAFLASVRVLGEGVDIVGERGVEAVCFADTRGSQVEIVQNIGRALRPNPDGTNKVARIIVPVFLQPGEDPTDMVASASFAPLVAVLQGLRSHSERLVEQLASRALSSGQRHVHVKRDEDGHIIGTTAEGEGGQDETGGPVESALLHFSTPRDAATIAAFLRTRVYRPESLVWLEGYQALLHWRKDNHITGLYAVPYDTETEAGATKAFPLGRWVHQQRRTYRAGELDPHRKTLLDEAGMVWEPGDEAWENKLAALRSYHRTQGHLAPRRDAVWGDANSELVPVGEHMANLRRKNGLGKNPERAAARAAQLATIDPDWNCPWPLDWQRHYRVLADLAADEPHGRLPDIQPGVQFEGDDLGKWLQRQRRNWAELTEEQQQRLTALGVKPAERPAPSPTAKGGGKTSAFQRGLAALTQWIQREGVHKAVPRGHVERVVIDGQEHQHKLGVWISNAKSRRDKLGPEQRAALAELGIEWA from the coding sequence GTGATCCAGCTCAGAGAGCACCAGGTGGATGCGACCGCGCGTATCCGTAGGTGGGTGGGGTTCCCTGCAAGGTCCTCTGTGCCCGGGGAAGGGGCGCGCGCCACAGTGGTGTCGGCCACCGGGTCCGGCAAGACGATCACAGCCGCGTGGGCCGCGCTGGAACGCTTCCACGGCGGGCGGATCCTCGTCATGGTCCCCACCCTCGACCTGCTCGTGCAGACCGCCCAGGCGTGGCGGAAGGTCGGCCACACGGGGCCGATGGTCGCCGTGTGCTCGCTGGAGAAGGACGACGTCCTGGAGCAGCTGGGCGTGCGGACCACCACGAACGCGATCCAGCTGGCGCTGTGGGCCGGGAAGGGGCCGGTGGTCGTGTTCGCCACGTACGCCTCCCTCGTGGACCGCGACGACCCGGAGGACCCGCTGGGCCAGGGACGCGTTCGCGGGCCGCTGGAGGCTGCTCTGGCGGGCGGAGAGCAGCTGTACGGACAGACCATGGCCCCGTTCGACCTCGCCGTGGTCGACGAAGCCCACTCCACCGCGGGTGATCTTGGTCGGCCGTGGGCGGCGATCCACGACAACACCCGCATCCCCGCGGCCTTCCGGCTCTACCTGACCGCCACCCCCCGCATCCTCGCCTCCCCCCGGCCGCAGCGCGGCCGGGACGGGCAGGAGCTGGAGATCGCCACCATGGCGTCCGACCCGGACGGCCCGTACGGCGAGTGGATCTACGAACTCGAGTTGTCCGAGGCGATCGAGCGCGGCATCCTCGCCGGGTTCGAGATCGATGTGCTGGAGATCCACGACCCCTCCCCCGTCCCCGGGGAGTCGGAGGAGGCGCAGCGGGGCCGGCGGCTGGCGCTGCTGCAGACGGCGCTCTTGGAGCATGCCGCCGCGCGGAACCTGCGCACGGTCATGACCTTCCACCAGCGGGTGGAGGAAGCCGCCGCGTTCGCGGAGAAGATGCCGCACACGGCCACCGAGTTGTACGCGGCCGAGGTCTCCGACGAGGCCCTGGCCGAGGCGGACGCCCTGCCGAAGTCGTCGATCGACGCGGAGTTCTACGAACTGGAGGCCGGCCGCCACGTACCCCCGGACCGGGTGTGGTCGGCATGGCTGTGCGGCGACCACCTCGTAGCCGAACGCCGGGAGGTCCTGCGTCAGTTCGCCGACGGCCTCGATGCCGGCAACAAGCGCGTGCACCGGGCGTTCCTGGCCAGCGTGCGGGTCCTGGGCGAAGGCGTCGACATCGTCGGCGAGCGGGGTGTGGAGGCGGTGTGCTTCGCCGACACCCGCGGCTCCCAGGTGGAGATCGTCCAGAACATCGGCCGGGCCCTGCGCCCGAACCCCGACGGCACGAACAAGGTGGCCAGGATCATCGTGCCCGTATTCCTCCAGCCCGGCGAAGACCCGACCGACATGGTCGCCTCCGCCTCGTTCGCACCCCTCGTAGCCGTCCTCCAAGGCCTGCGCTCGCACTCGGAACGCCTCGTCGAACAGCTCGCCAGCAGGGCGCTGAGCAGCGGGCAGCGGCATGTACACGTGAAGCGGGACGAGGACGGGCACATCATCGGCACCACGGCCGAAGGAGAAGGCGGGCAGGACGAGACCGGGGGCCCGGTGGAGTCAGCGCTGCTGCACTTCTCCACCCCGAGAGACGCGGCGACGATCGCAGCGTTCCTGCGCACCCGGGTGTACCGGCCGGAGTCCCTGGTCTGGCTGGAGGGCTACCAGGCCCTGCTGCACTGGCGGAAGGACAACCACATCACCGGCCTGTACGCAGTCCCCTACGACACCGAGACCGAAGCCGGCGCCACCAAGGCGTTCCCCCTGGGGCGGTGGGTCCACCAGCAGCGGCGCACGTACCGTGCGGGCGAACTCGATCCCCACCGCAAGACCCTCCTCGACGAAGCCGGGATGGTGTGGGAACCCGGCGACGAAGCCTGGGAGAACAAACTCGCCGCGCTCCGCTCCTACCACCGCACCCAGGGCCACCTCGCACCCCGGCGCGACGCCGTCTGGGGCGACGCCAACAGCGAACTGGTCCCGGTCGGGGAGCACATGGCCAACCTCCGCCGCAAGAACGGCCTCGGCAAGAATCCCGAACGCGCCGCGGCCCGCGCCGCCCAGTTGGCGACGATCGATCCGGACTGGAACTGCCCCTGGCCGCTGGACTGGCAACGCCACTACCGCGTCCTCGCCGACCTCGCCGCCGACGAACCCCACGGCCGACTCCCCGACATCCAACCCGGCGTGCAATTCGAAGGCGACGACCTCGGCAAATGGCTCCAACGGCAACGCCGCAACTGGGCGGAACTCACCGAAGAACAACAGCAGCGGCTCACAGCGCTGGGCGTGAAACCCGCCGAACGCCCCGCACCGTCCCCGACGGCCAAGGGCGGAGGGAAGACGTCAGCCTTCCAACGCGGTCTGGCGGCCCTCACCCAATGGATCCAGCGTGAGGGCGTCCACAAGGCAGTACCGAGAGGGCACGTCGAACGCGTCGTCATCGACGGCCAGGAGCACCAGCACAAGCTCGGCGTATGGATCTCCAACGCCAAGTCGAGGCGGGACAAGCTCGGCCCCGAGCAGCGGGCCGCACTCGCCGAACTCGGCATCGAATGGGCCTGA
- a CDS encoding DUF6262 family protein: MSTSRTDAAVRARRHATQEMLQRLQTALAAMARDHTPVTVAAVARTARVSRTFLYQNQQARALIEQATRTSRPQPGISNSRSRTQPAWRERALNAEEALTQTQREILTQRTRIAELLGKIRDLEHDLPEGSLQRIVTENTSLKQQVRQLAQDNQHLQERLVSARQNNRFLDKRVADLESQLAPYLTTPPPPP, from the coding sequence ATGAGCACTTCCCGCACCGACGCAGCCGTCCGAGCCCGCCGCCACGCCACCCAAGAGATGCTTCAACGCCTCCAGACCGCCCTGGCGGCCATGGCACGCGACCATACGCCTGTCACCGTCGCAGCCGTTGCCCGTACCGCCCGCGTCTCACGCACCTTCCTCTACCAAAACCAGCAGGCCAGAGCCCTGATCGAGCAGGCCACCCGCACGAGCAGACCCCAGCCCGGAATCTCCAACAGCCGCAGCCGCACACAGCCCGCCTGGAGAGAACGCGCCCTCAACGCCGAAGAGGCACTCACCCAAACCCAGCGCGAAATCCTCACTCAGCGCACCCGTATCGCAGAACTCCTCGGCAAGATCCGAGACCTCGAACATGATCTCCCCGAAGGCTCACTTCAGCGGATCGTCACCGAGAACACCAGTCTGAAGCAGCAAGTACGACAGCTCGCCCAGGACAACCAGCACCTCCAAGAGCGTCTGGTCAGCGCCCGCCAGAACAATCGCTTCCTGGACAAACGTGTCGCAGATCTTGAATCCCAACTCGCGCCGTATCTCACCACCCCACCTCCGCCACCGTGA
- a CDS encoding tyrosine-type recombinase/integrase produces the protein MIPLTLLPGRTDTTRIGRDRLELLTALIEAPSFDPLFRDALIFIPPQHPVFAWQCGVDGCERIRRVSHNLCGSHCLEWEQAERAGQSKRAFMHAATPLPAARGVDYGRCRICPDRPAVSPTTQLCHQHQNRWQYGSAAGIDRKHLGRWALAQHALPGFGLCKARCPFLACGSVGLCIQHQARYQTEQRPGGARSERIHGRIADGRPLPVTYDDESAFHAWCATTEPVSQPGLVNLYALPPLLRAEIQWGLHAHAQSAQHSEWTTNGIRNLVRHCQRGDITSLMDLHDGGYAGLTRKQMDSEVRKIIWEIVNGLRCVYYSPSDTKDAGFLETDHFGRRFKNAQSHFNITAVPQWWLRDLLWDHLAEWLRSPQCPRTRGPFDQMRRAAVELGVFLETDAPDAGHDPTVLRREHAERFVADQRHRARHGLPSLGMVLVDGRSPTVTDLSCQFVFNGARKLLYSAITAGHAERLGIDTGFLTAIPFGGTGLKQRSRNPFSDDVARALTDEINLRRLEELDLNDRGLRDIWETIVATGRRCSEVVGLRLECIGRYRGLAMLWHDQTKVGNYNEGIRIPEPVYQRLDVRRTKTLQLFEKRYGRIPAAAERPSLALFPSRIRNPNGRQPISYGHFNERFRTWIAGLDLGGAYVAHQARHTLATNLLRAGATLTHIRRYLGQLSERMAEHYVKITNSDLEDVLNTVWVAGPGAPTPGELLSGDTTPIDRETALALALDLSRRSTPADGGFCTYQPVVDGGACPWKLDCENCDNFVLSGADLLYWRRKAEQWRSIAENAPDDATADYLHTVFEPTAKAIKGLEQALAALGVLDEALTLDLRRPQDYFHRTWSTAFRARDLAALQAPDDATGQP, from the coding sequence GTGATCCCGCTGACGCTGCTGCCAGGCCGCACCGACACCACCCGCATCGGCCGCGACCGGCTCGAACTGCTCACGGCCCTCATAGAGGCCCCTTCATTCGATCCGCTCTTCCGCGACGCGCTGATTTTCATCCCGCCTCAGCACCCGGTGTTCGCCTGGCAGTGCGGCGTCGACGGCTGTGAGCGCATCCGCCGCGTCAGCCACAATCTGTGCGGTTCTCACTGTCTGGAGTGGGAGCAGGCAGAGCGGGCCGGCCAGTCCAAGCGCGCTTTCATGCACGCCGCAACGCCTCTTCCGGCTGCGCGGGGAGTGGACTACGGGCGCTGCCGGATCTGCCCGGACCGCCCGGCCGTGAGCCCCACGACCCAGTTGTGCCACCAACACCAGAACCGCTGGCAGTATGGCTCGGCGGCGGGCATCGACCGGAAGCACCTCGGACGATGGGCTCTGGCTCAGCACGCGTTACCCGGCTTCGGCCTCTGCAAGGCCCGCTGCCCGTTCTTGGCCTGCGGCTCGGTGGGATTGTGCATCCAGCACCAGGCCCGCTACCAAACCGAGCAGCGTCCGGGAGGAGCCCGGTCGGAACGCATCCATGGCCGCATCGCAGACGGACGCCCGCTCCCTGTGACCTACGACGACGAGTCCGCCTTCCACGCATGGTGTGCCACCACGGAACCCGTGTCACAGCCGGGACTGGTCAACCTCTATGCGTTGCCTCCATTGCTGCGGGCCGAGATCCAGTGGGGCCTGCATGCCCATGCCCAATCCGCACAGCACTCCGAGTGGACCACCAACGGCATCAGGAATCTCGTCAGACATTGCCAGCGGGGCGACATCACGTCCCTGATGGACCTGCACGACGGAGGCTACGCAGGCCTGACCCGCAAGCAGATGGACTCCGAGGTCCGCAAAATCATCTGGGAGATCGTCAATGGTCTGCGCTGCGTCTACTACAGCCCCTCGGACACCAAGGACGCCGGCTTCCTGGAGACCGATCACTTCGGGCGACGCTTCAAGAACGCCCAGAGCCACTTCAACATCACCGCCGTACCGCAGTGGTGGCTGCGCGACCTGCTCTGGGACCATCTCGCCGAGTGGCTCCGATCCCCGCAGTGCCCCCGCACCAGAGGCCCCTTCGACCAGATGCGCCGCGCCGCCGTCGAACTGGGCGTCTTCCTCGAAACCGACGCCCCCGACGCCGGCCACGACCCCACCGTGCTGCGCCGTGAGCACGCCGAGCGGTTCGTCGCCGACCAGCGCCACCGCGCCCGCCACGGGCTGCCGTCCCTGGGCATGGTCCTGGTCGACGGACGATCCCCCACCGTCACCGACCTGAGCTGCCAATTCGTCTTCAACGGGGCACGCAAGCTGCTCTACAGCGCCATCACCGCCGGCCACGCCGAACGACTTGGCATCGACACCGGCTTCCTGACCGCCATCCCCTTCGGCGGCACCGGCCTCAAGCAGCGCTCCCGCAACCCCTTCAGCGACGACGTCGCCCGCGCGTTGACGGACGAGATCAACCTGCGCCGCCTGGAGGAACTCGACCTCAACGACCGGGGACTGCGGGACATCTGGGAGACCATCGTCGCCACCGGGCGCCGCTGCAGCGAGGTCGTCGGACTGCGGCTGGAGTGCATCGGCCGCTACCGCGGCCTGGCCATGCTGTGGCACGACCAGACCAAGGTCGGCAACTACAACGAGGGCATCCGCATCCCCGAGCCCGTCTACCAGCGCCTCGATGTCCGCCGCACCAAGACACTCCAGCTCTTCGAAAAGCGCTACGGCCGCATTCCCGCGGCTGCCGAACGCCCCAGCCTAGCTTTGTTCCCCTCCCGCATCCGCAACCCCAATGGCCGGCAGCCGATCTCCTACGGACACTTCAACGAGCGTTTCAGGACCTGGATCGCCGGCCTCGACCTCGGCGGCGCGTACGTCGCCCACCAGGCCCGCCACACCCTGGCCACCAACCTGCTGCGCGCTGGCGCCACGCTCACCCACATCCGCCGCTACCTCGGCCAGCTGTCCGAGCGCATGGCCGAGCACTACGTGAAGATCACCAACAGTGACCTCGAAGACGTCCTGAACACCGTCTGGGTGGCCGGGCCCGGCGCCCCCACCCCAGGTGAACTCCTCTCCGGCGACACCACCCCCATCGACCGCGAGACAGCCCTCGCCCTGGCCCTGGACCTCTCCCGCCGCAGCACCCCCGCCGACGGGGGATTTTGCACCTACCAACCCGTTGTTGACGGCGGAGCCTGCCCCTGGAAACTCGACTGCGAGAACTGCGACAACTTCGTCCTCTCCGGCGCAGACCTCCTCTACTGGCGACGCAAAGCCGAACAGTGGCGCTCCATCGCCGAGAACGCCCCCGACGACGCCACCGCCGACTACCTCCACACCGTCTTCGAACCCACCGCCAAGGCGATCAAAGGACTCGAGCAGGCCCTGGCCGCCCTCGGCGTCCTCGACGAAGCCCTCACCCTCGACCTGCGGCGCCCCCAGGACTACTTCCACCGCACCTGGAGCACCGCTTTCCGCGCCCGAGACCTCGCAGCACTGCAGGCCCCCGACGACGCCACAGGGCAGCCATGA
- a CDS encoding tyrosine-type recombinase/integrase, which yields MLLVSLHGPTRGQPWTTAAARGMLRRAAARLEIGRVVPHAFRHSFATAVLDAARGNAVIAREAGGWASAATVEQVYGHVDVHDPVFTAALQQVWGTRP from the coding sequence ATGCTCCTGGTCAGCCTGCACGGCCCCACGCGGGGCCAGCCGTGGACCACGGCCGCGGCCCGCGGCATGCTGCGCCGGGCCGCAGCCCGTCTGGAGATCGGCCGGGTGGTCCCGCACGCTTTCCGGCACAGCTTCGCCACCGCGGTGCTGGACGCCGCACGGGGCAACGCTGTGATCGCGAGGGAGGCCGGCGGCTGGGCCTCAGCGGCGACCGTCGAGCAGGTCTACGGCCACGTGGACGTCCACGACCCGGTCTTCACCGCAGCGCTGCAGCAGGTCTGGGGGACACGGCCGTGA